A part of Neodiprion pinetum isolate iyNeoPine1 chromosome 4, iyNeoPine1.2, whole genome shotgun sequence genomic DNA contains:
- the LOC124217814 gene encoding GRB10-interacting GYF protein 2 isoform X2, which translates to MTESMRFGPEWLRNLSGDGCNTSGGGGGPSILTTPRYQLAEHRYGREEMLALFDRNYKAPEPLASFPALYIIQAQQPLALTPMTEEEAVNVRSWNSGLTNNGGRGRGGSVDRGGRGRGGRGGIYPTHYSRGAIFDEPGDGPRIEPQPFPGRTRPFDRSQSERGWSERNGGPEPGDWNGSTSPRKELGRGGGGGSFVEGNWRRQRAGEDDDGWRVASSNRGEKWVRSSWRDGGGSERGDRLERPDGVEGEEVRSGTRWEHRASHRSSHELSHHPPTRTLRTWEPNHHDNHDNLPEWSYSCRATENPSESGGSFDASGAFHGGMYSDDDEDGIISAGGNRESRIRHMSEGNNLSNSKPSSKPLPINHGQTPQTSNRRANITASSTGIRERPKSLQPFEDKESPEMQDKRSVSPSKPLPTQSNTPLKGSSPVVNSLPRKVQSATNLDKVSDKNPVMQNTRNSNKIPGDTPLAKEARTDNTINESSVVGNNDKPVLHSGLKKSKSTLGMMSVTNVRQKSEDDLDRMKEEADALVAKLMADEETHKDQRSNVPPSANNPVPGIASATQEKWFYRDPQGEVQGPFSASEMSEWLKAGYFNVNLLVRRACDERYSMLGDLIKMWGRIPFIPGPPVPPLKVTEPVAIPVPVAIPGALPKAGMEDPSVLYQYQQMCLLQNQLLFRHVRSAVINKLSQSEQWTSMSPADQNQLILQHMLQQPEMAEISPMTVNPFVPTLTAQPANPIMQLFTQMQQAKTQSENHLPPTMHPTTPTHPGTIDTVQQLMQQMRGIQNLHGIQQPSMTPTPASTPEDNPIKSLLRQLNVNGHPQATQIESVWPHPPPPQMAPPQFGNPNWQSQMGPIPAMPPGQLPNSLWDLHTKEMKTEQQILEEQKLKIQEEKKKAQLKKQEELKRQADEESAKRKQDEEAEKARLAEEAAKRTEEERKKKEEEKKRKEEEKRKQEEELKKKEEKKRKEEERKREEKRKQDEENNRKKQEEEKRKREEAKRQEEKQRKEKEKRKKLEEEQKREEEERIKKEEEARRKTEAEEQAKRAEQRRREAEALRKLQERSKAPWAQTPHAPAPSSHASLAEIQRLEREKKAEELRVQQLMQQQMAQQRTAEVAQDAAMAEISKGLQLKWAEKAAPVSKPVVKSLAQIQQEEQERLAKQERERQEKAAQKEPVVPLQSAGIWGTAAQSLNWNSATNANNQAWSNSTNTTTGGFWDDPISAKINPTPKHSAKQLATIKAPVNTVQQPQQPQQQQQQQQNNKPTKSKNKKEGELVKKIFEQNTAKPDDFTQWCNKALGGLQASVDIPTFVGFLRDIESAYEVKEYVRLYLGDNKQCSEFAKQFLEKRSKWRSAQRPHPQADDLCKPAPAVNPNATATEFQEVKGKAKKPKKGKMYKVDSTILGFSVTAAPDRINVGDRDYGEGV; encoded by the exons ATGACGGAATCAATGAGATTTGGTCCAGAGTG GTTGCGCAACTTGTCAGGAGACGGTTGCAATACCAgcggaggagggggagggccTAGTATCCTGACCACCCCTCGTTACCAGCTAGCTGAGCATAGATACGGTCGAGAAGAGATGTTAGCTCTGTTTGACCGGAATTATAAAGCACCCGAACCACTCGCTTCTTTTCCTGCCCTCTACATTATACAAGCTCAACAACCGCTGGCACTCACACCAATGACAGAAGAAGAGGCGGTAAATGTG CGCTCCTGGAATAGTGGTTTAACAAACAATGGGGGCAGAGGGAGAGGGGGCAGCGTTGATCGTGGAGGACGGGGCAGAGGTGGGAGAGGTGGCATTTATCCGACTCATTACTCCCGAGGAGCCATCTTTGACGAGCCAGGCGATGGACCGAGAATTGAGCCACAACCTTTTCCG GGGAGAACTAGACCATTCGACAGATCACAGAGTGAACGAGGTTGGTCGGAGAGAAATGGCGGACCTGAACCTGGAGATTGGAATGGTTCTACTAGTCCCAGAAAAGAATTGGGACGAGGTGGAGGCGGCGGGTCATTCGTGGAAGGGAACTGGCGACGGCAGCGTGCTGGCGAAGACGACGATGGATGGAGAGTGGCTTCTAGTAATCGTGGTGAAAAATGGG TTAGAAGCAGTTGGCGTGATGGCGGTGGCTCGGAGAGGGGCGATCGATTGGAACGACCTGATGGCGTGGAGGGAGAAGAGGTGAGAAGTGGTACACGTTGGGAGCACAGGGCTAGCCACAGGTCCTCTCACGAATTATCTCATCATCCACCGACTCGAACTCTTCGGACTTGGGAACCTAACCATCACGACAACCATGACAACCTACCTGAGTG GTCTTACTCTTGCAGGGCAACGGAGAATCCTAGCGAGAGCGGCGGAAGCTTCGACGCGTCGGGAGCATTTCACGGAGGGATGTATTCggacgacgacgaagacggAATAATTAGCGCTGGGGGTAATCGAGAATCGAGGATCCGTCACATGTCAGAAGGAAATAATTTAAGCAATTCTAAACCATCCTCAAAACCCTTGCCTATTAACCACGGACAAACTCCCCAAACTTCCAATCGTCGTGCTAACATAACTGCCAGTAGTACTGGGATTAGAGAGCGACCAAAATCCCTTCAACCTTTTGAGGACAAAGAGAGTCCTGAGATGCAGGATAAACGTAGCGTATCACCCTCAAAACCACTGCCTACTCAAAGTAATACTCCGTTGAAAGGTTCATCGCCTGTGGTTAACTCGTTACCAAGAAAAGTTCAAAGTGCCACCAATTTAGACAAAGTTTCGGACAAGAATCCAGTTATGCAAAATACACGAAACTCTAACAAAATTCCTGGGGATACACCACTGGCCAAAGAGGCCAGAACGGACAATACGATAAACGAATCATCCGTTGTGGGTAACAATGACAAGCCAGTCTTACATTCCGGTTTAAAAAAGAGTAAAAGTACTTTAGGAATGATGTCTGTCACTAATGTTAGACAAAAGTCTGAGGACGATTTAGATAGGATGAAGGAAGAGGCAGACGCGTTAGTGGCTAAACTAATGGCTGATGAAGAAACCCACAAAGATCAACGATCCAATGTTCCACCTTCGGCGAACAACCCAGTTCCCGGTATCGCGTCGGCCACTCAAGAGAAATGGTTCTACCGAGACCCTCAAGGTGAAGTTCAGGGACCATTTTCGGCTAGCGAAATGTCGGAATGGTTAAAAGCTGGATACTTTAACGTTAATCTACTTGTAAGAAGAGCCTGCGACGAAAGGTATTCCATGCTCGGTGATCTCATCAAAATGTGGGGCAGAATACCATTCATACCTGGTCCACCCGTACCTCCTTTAAAG GTAACGGAACCAGTCGCAATTCCAGTACCCGTCGCAATTCCTGGTGCCCTTCCGAAAGCTGGAATGGAGGATCCGTCGGTCCTGTATCAGTACCAACAAATGTGTTTGCTTCAAAATCAACTGCTTTTCCGACACGTGCGCTCAGCAGTTATAAACAAGCTGTCACAGTCTGAACAATGGACTTCCATGAGTCCTGCAGACCAAAACCAATTAATACTCCAACACATGCTGCAGCAACCTGAGATGGCAGAAATATCCCCAATGACTGTTAATCCATTTGTACCTACGCTCACTGCCCAACCAGCAAATCCCATAATGCAATTATTCACACAGATGCAACAG GCAAAAACTCAATCTGAGAATCACCTCCCGCCAACTATGCATCCGACGACGCCAACCCATCCCGGAACGATAGACACCGTCCAACAACTTATGCAACAAATGAGAGGCATACAAAATTTACACGGCATTCAGCAGCCCAGCATGACACCTACCCCTGCCAGCACGCCTGAAGATAATCCCATCAAATCGTTGCTGCGACAGCTCAATGTTAATGGACACCCACAAGCCACACAAATCGAGTCTGTCTGGCCTCATCCCCCCCCACCGCAAATGGCACCACCTCAATTTGGCAATCCGAATTGGCAATCCCAG ATGGGCCCTATTCCTGCCATGCCCCCTGGCCAATTGCCTAATTCACTTTGGGATCTACATACTAAAGAAATGAAGACTGAACAACAGATACTA GAGGAGCAAAAACTTAAAATacaagaggagaaaaagaaagcgCAACTCAAGAAACAGGAAGAATTGAAAAGACAAGCGGATGAAGAAAGCGCTAAGAGGAAACAAGACGAGGAGGCAGAGAAAGCAAGATTGGCTGAAGAGGCGGCAAAGCGTAcggaagaggagagaaaaaagaaagaagaagagaagaaacgaAAGGAGGAAGAGAAGCGCAAGCAAGAGGAGGAActgaagaagaaggaggagaaaaagcgcaaagaggaggagagaaagcgggaggaaaagagaaaacaagaTGAGGAAAATAACCGTAAAAAACAggaggaagagaagagaaagagggaaGAGGCTAAGAGACAAGAAGAGAAACAGAgaaaggagaaagagaagagaaaaaagttggaagaagaacaaaaacgtgaagaagaagaacgaaTTAA GAAAGAGGAGGAGGCCCGCAGAAAGACAGAAGCCGAAGAGCAAGCAAAGCGAGCCGAGCAACGGAGGCGGGAAGCAGAGGCACTTAGAAAATTGCAAGAGCGCAGCAAGGCTCCTTGGGCTCAGACTCCTCACGCTCCAGCTCCATCTTCTCACGCGTCACTTGCTGAGATACAAAGGCTTGAACGAGAAAAGAAGGCT GAAGAATTAAGGGTACAGCAACTGATGCAACAACAAATGGCACAGCAAAGAACTGCAGAAGTGGCCCAGGATGCAGCAATGGCAGAAATATCGAAAGGTCTGCAACTGAAATGGGCAGAAAAAGCAGCTCCCGTCTCAAAGCCAGTGGTAAAAAGTTTAGCGCAGATTCAACAAGAAGAGCAAGAGCGTCTCGCCAAG CAAGAAAGGGAAAGACAGGAAAAGGCTGCGCAAAAGGAACCGGTAGTGCCACTACAAAGCGCCGGCATCTGGGGCACTGCTGCCCAGTCTTTGAACTGGAACAGTGCTACGAACGCTAACAACCAGGCCTGGTCTAATAGCACGAATACCACCACTGGGGGTTTCTGGGATGATCCTATATCAGCGAAGATAAATCCAACACCAAAACACTCCGCTAAACAATTGGCAACCATCAAAGCCCCTGTAAATACCGTTCAGCAACCTCAACAaccacaacaacaacagcagcagcaacaaaaTAACAAACCCAccaaaagtaaaaacaaaaaagaaggGGAATTGGTCAAGAAAATCTTCGAACAAAATACTGCCAAGCCAGACGACTTCACTCAGTGGTGTAACAAAGCCTTGGGCGGCCTTCAGGCGTCTGTTGATA TTCCGACATTCGTTGGCTTCTTACGAGACATCGAGTCAGCTTACGAGGTGAAGGAATACGTTAGATTGTACCTGGGTGACAATAAGCAGTGCAGCGAATTTGCGAAACAATTTCTCGAGAAGCGTAGCAAGTGGAGATCTGCTCAACGTCCTCATCCTCAAGCTGATGATCTCTGCAAGCCTGCTCCTGCTGTCAACCCTAACGCGACAGCGACCGAATTTCAGGAAGTCAAG GGAAAAGCAAAAAAgccaaaaaaaggaaaaatgtaCAAAGTGGACAGCACGATCCTTGGTTTTAGCGTCACTGCTGCACCGGATCGCATCAATGTTGGTGATCGCGACTACGGGGAGGGCGTTTGA
- the LOC124217814 gene encoding GRB10-interacting GYF protein 2 isoform X4, giving the protein MTESMRFGPEWLRNLSGDGCNTSGGGGGPSILTTPRYQLAEHRYGREEMLALFDRNYKAPEPLASFPALYIIQAQQPLALTPMTEEEAVNVRSWNSGLTNNGGRGRGGSVDRGGRGRGGRGGIYPTHYSRGAIFDEPGDGPRIEPQPFPGRTRPFDRSQSERGWSERNGGPEPGDWNGSTSPRKELGRGGGGGSFVEGNWRRQRAGEDDDGWRVASSNRGEKWVRSSWRDGGGSERGDRLERPDGVEGEEVRSGTRWEHRASHRSSHELSHHPPTRTLRTWEPNHHDNHDNLPEWATENPSESGGSFDASGAFHGGMYSDDDEDGIISAGGNRESRIRHMSEGNNLSNSKPSSKPLPINHGQTPQTSNRRANITASSTGIRERPKSLQPFEDKESPEMQDKRSVSPSKPLPTQSNTPLKGSSPVVNSLPRKVQSATNLDKVSDKNPVMQNTRNSNKIPGDTPLAKEARTDNTINESSVVGNNDKPVLHSGLKKSKSTLGMMSVTNVRQKSEDDLDRMKEEADALVAKLMADEETHKDQRSNVPPSANNPVPGIASATQEKWFYRDPQGEVQGPFSASEMSEWLKAGYFNVNLLVRRACDERYSMLGDLIKMWGRIPFIPGPPVPPLKVTEPVAIPVPVAIPGALPKAGMEDPSVLYQYQQMCLLQNQLLFRHVRSAVINKLSQSEQWTSMSPADQNQLILQHMLQQPEMAEISPMTVNPFVPTLTAQPANPIMQLFTQMQQAKTQSENHLPPTMHPTTPTHPGTIDTVQQLMQQMRGIQNLHGIQQPSMTPTPASTPEDNPIKSLLRQLNVNGHPQATQIESVWPHPPPPQMAPPQFGNPNWQSQMGPIPAMPPGQLPNSLWDLHTKEMKTEQQILEEQKLKIQEEKKKAQLKKQEELKRQADEESAKRKQDEEAEKARLAEEAAKRTEEERKKKEEEKKRKEEEKRKQEEELKKKEEKKRKEEERKREEKRKQDEENNRKKQEEEKRKREEAKRQEEKQRKEKEKRKKLEEEQKREEEERIKKEEEARRKTEAEEQAKRAEQRRREAEALRKLQERSKAPWAQTPHAPAPSSHASLAEIQRLEREKKAEELRVQQLMQQQMAQQRTAEVAQDAAMAEISKGLQLKWAEKAAPVSKPVVKSLAQIQQEEQERLAKQQERERQEKAAQKEPVVPLQSAGIWGTAAQSLNWNSATNANNQAWSNSTNTTTGGFWDDPISAKINPTPKHSAKQLATIKAPVNTVQQPQQPQQQQQQQQNNKPTKSKNKKEGELVKKIFEQNTAKPDDFTQWCNKALGGLQASVDIPTFVGFLRDIESAYEVKEYVRLYLGDNKQCSEFAKQFLEKRSKWRSAQRPHPQADDLCKPAPAVNPNATATEFQEVKGKAKKPKKGKMYKVDSTILGFSVTAAPDRINVGDRDYGEGV; this is encoded by the exons ATGACGGAATCAATGAGATTTGGTCCAGAGTG GTTGCGCAACTTGTCAGGAGACGGTTGCAATACCAgcggaggagggggagggccTAGTATCCTGACCACCCCTCGTTACCAGCTAGCTGAGCATAGATACGGTCGAGAAGAGATGTTAGCTCTGTTTGACCGGAATTATAAAGCACCCGAACCACTCGCTTCTTTTCCTGCCCTCTACATTATACAAGCTCAACAACCGCTGGCACTCACACCAATGACAGAAGAAGAGGCGGTAAATGTG CGCTCCTGGAATAGTGGTTTAACAAACAATGGGGGCAGAGGGAGAGGGGGCAGCGTTGATCGTGGAGGACGGGGCAGAGGTGGGAGAGGTGGCATTTATCCGACTCATTACTCCCGAGGAGCCATCTTTGACGAGCCAGGCGATGGACCGAGAATTGAGCCACAACCTTTTCCG GGGAGAACTAGACCATTCGACAGATCACAGAGTGAACGAGGTTGGTCGGAGAGAAATGGCGGACCTGAACCTGGAGATTGGAATGGTTCTACTAGTCCCAGAAAAGAATTGGGACGAGGTGGAGGCGGCGGGTCATTCGTGGAAGGGAACTGGCGACGGCAGCGTGCTGGCGAAGACGACGATGGATGGAGAGTGGCTTCTAGTAATCGTGGTGAAAAATGGG TTAGAAGCAGTTGGCGTGATGGCGGTGGCTCGGAGAGGGGCGATCGATTGGAACGACCTGATGGCGTGGAGGGAGAAGAGGTGAGAAGTGGTACACGTTGGGAGCACAGGGCTAGCCACAGGTCCTCTCACGAATTATCTCATCATCCACCGACTCGAACTCTTCGGACTTGGGAACCTAACCATCACGACAACCATGACAACCTACCTGAGTG GGCAACGGAGAATCCTAGCGAGAGCGGCGGAAGCTTCGACGCGTCGGGAGCATTTCACGGAGGGATGTATTCggacgacgacgaagacggAATAATTAGCGCTGGGGGTAATCGAGAATCGAGGATCCGTCACATGTCAGAAGGAAATAATTTAAGCAATTCTAAACCATCCTCAAAACCCTTGCCTATTAACCACGGACAAACTCCCCAAACTTCCAATCGTCGTGCTAACATAACTGCCAGTAGTACTGGGATTAGAGAGCGACCAAAATCCCTTCAACCTTTTGAGGACAAAGAGAGTCCTGAGATGCAGGATAAACGTAGCGTATCACCCTCAAAACCACTGCCTACTCAAAGTAATACTCCGTTGAAAGGTTCATCGCCTGTGGTTAACTCGTTACCAAGAAAAGTTCAAAGTGCCACCAATTTAGACAAAGTTTCGGACAAGAATCCAGTTATGCAAAATACACGAAACTCTAACAAAATTCCTGGGGATACACCACTGGCCAAAGAGGCCAGAACGGACAATACGATAAACGAATCATCCGTTGTGGGTAACAATGACAAGCCAGTCTTACATTCCGGTTTAAAAAAGAGTAAAAGTACTTTAGGAATGATGTCTGTCACTAATGTTAGACAAAAGTCTGAGGACGATTTAGATAGGATGAAGGAAGAGGCAGACGCGTTAGTGGCTAAACTAATGGCTGATGAAGAAACCCACAAAGATCAACGATCCAATGTTCCACCTTCGGCGAACAACCCAGTTCCCGGTATCGCGTCGGCCACTCAAGAGAAATGGTTCTACCGAGACCCTCAAGGTGAAGTTCAGGGACCATTTTCGGCTAGCGAAATGTCGGAATGGTTAAAAGCTGGATACTTTAACGTTAATCTACTTGTAAGAAGAGCCTGCGACGAAAGGTATTCCATGCTCGGTGATCTCATCAAAATGTGGGGCAGAATACCATTCATACCTGGTCCACCCGTACCTCCTTTAAAG GTAACGGAACCAGTCGCAATTCCAGTACCCGTCGCAATTCCTGGTGCCCTTCCGAAAGCTGGAATGGAGGATCCGTCGGTCCTGTATCAGTACCAACAAATGTGTTTGCTTCAAAATCAACTGCTTTTCCGACACGTGCGCTCAGCAGTTATAAACAAGCTGTCACAGTCTGAACAATGGACTTCCATGAGTCCTGCAGACCAAAACCAATTAATACTCCAACACATGCTGCAGCAACCTGAGATGGCAGAAATATCCCCAATGACTGTTAATCCATTTGTACCTACGCTCACTGCCCAACCAGCAAATCCCATAATGCAATTATTCACACAGATGCAACAG GCAAAAACTCAATCTGAGAATCACCTCCCGCCAACTATGCATCCGACGACGCCAACCCATCCCGGAACGATAGACACCGTCCAACAACTTATGCAACAAATGAGAGGCATACAAAATTTACACGGCATTCAGCAGCCCAGCATGACACCTACCCCTGCCAGCACGCCTGAAGATAATCCCATCAAATCGTTGCTGCGACAGCTCAATGTTAATGGACACCCACAAGCCACACAAATCGAGTCTGTCTGGCCTCATCCCCCCCCACCGCAAATGGCACCACCTCAATTTGGCAATCCGAATTGGCAATCCCAG ATGGGCCCTATTCCTGCCATGCCCCCTGGCCAATTGCCTAATTCACTTTGGGATCTACATACTAAAGAAATGAAGACTGAACAACAGATACTA GAGGAGCAAAAACTTAAAATacaagaggagaaaaagaaagcgCAACTCAAGAAACAGGAAGAATTGAAAAGACAAGCGGATGAAGAAAGCGCTAAGAGGAAACAAGACGAGGAGGCAGAGAAAGCAAGATTGGCTGAAGAGGCGGCAAAGCGTAcggaagaggagagaaaaaagaaagaagaagagaagaaacgaAAGGAGGAAGAGAAGCGCAAGCAAGAGGAGGAActgaagaagaaggaggagaaaaagcgcaaagaggaggagagaaagcgggaggaaaagagaaaacaagaTGAGGAAAATAACCGTAAAAAACAggaggaagagaagagaaagagggaaGAGGCTAAGAGACAAGAAGAGAAACAGAgaaaggagaaagagaagagaaaaaagttggaagaagaacaaaaacgtgaagaagaagaacgaaTTAA GAAAGAGGAGGAGGCCCGCAGAAAGACAGAAGCCGAAGAGCAAGCAAAGCGAGCCGAGCAACGGAGGCGGGAAGCAGAGGCACTTAGAAAATTGCAAGAGCGCAGCAAGGCTCCTTGGGCTCAGACTCCTCACGCTCCAGCTCCATCTTCTCACGCGTCACTTGCTGAGATACAAAGGCTTGAACGAGAAAAGAAGGCT GAAGAATTAAGGGTACAGCAACTGATGCAACAACAAATGGCACAGCAAAGAACTGCAGAAGTGGCCCAGGATGCAGCAATGGCAGAAATATCGAAAGGTCTGCAACTGAAATGGGCAGAAAAAGCAGCTCCCGTCTCAAAGCCAGTGGTAAAAAGTTTAGCGCAGATTCAACAAGAAGAGCAAGAGCGTCTCGCCAAG CAGCAAGAAAGGGAAAGACAGGAAAAGGCTGCGCAAAAGGAACCGGTAGTGCCACTACAAAGCGCCGGCATCTGGGGCACTGCTGCCCAGTCTTTGAACTGGAACAGTGCTACGAACGCTAACAACCAGGCCTGGTCTAATAGCACGAATACCACCACTGGGGGTTTCTGGGATGATCCTATATCAGCGAAGATAAATCCAACACCAAAACACTCCGCTAAACAATTGGCAACCATCAAAGCCCCTGTAAATACCGTTCAGCAACCTCAACAaccacaacaacaacagcagcagcaacaaaaTAACAAACCCAccaaaagtaaaaacaaaaaagaaggGGAATTGGTCAAGAAAATCTTCGAACAAAATACTGCCAAGCCAGACGACTTCACTCAGTGGTGTAACAAAGCCTTGGGCGGCCTTCAGGCGTCTGTTGATA TTCCGACATTCGTTGGCTTCTTACGAGACATCGAGTCAGCTTACGAGGTGAAGGAATACGTTAGATTGTACCTGGGTGACAATAAGCAGTGCAGCGAATTTGCGAAACAATTTCTCGAGAAGCGTAGCAAGTGGAGATCTGCTCAACGTCCTCATCCTCAAGCTGATGATCTCTGCAAGCCTGCTCCTGCTGTCAACCCTAACGCGACAGCGACCGAATTTCAGGAAGTCAAG GGAAAAGCAAAAAAgccaaaaaaaggaaaaatgtaCAAAGTGGACAGCACGATCCTTGGTTTTAGCGTCACTGCTGCACCGGATCGCATCAATGTTGGTGATCGCGACTACGGGGAGGGCGTTTGA